GCCTGCAACCCAGCCCGGCCAAGCGCAAACCCACTTCCTTCATCACCGAGCAAATAACCCCAGCCTCCGACCACCTCAATCTGACCGCTAAGCGAGCGACCCAAAAGCACTGAACCAGTACCCGCAATAATCACCACGCCACTTTCGCCCTCAAAAGCGGCCTCCAGGGCGATCTCCGCGTCGTGCACAACGCGAACCTGGACACTCCGGCCACCATCGGAGAGCACCTGCTGTAGTCGCCGAGCAACCAGCTCCTGATCTTTTTTGCGCCCAGCCCCAGCAATCCCAGCACAAATAAAAAGACCTATAGCACCTACATAGTGACGCAGCGCTTGCTCAATCAGCTCCTGAAGGACTGCAACCGTCTGCTCAAAACCTACCCGCTGCAAATTCGCCCCCGGGCCATAAAGATGGACGCGCGTCTGCGTTAAATCTGATTCAGCCAGCAGCTCTGTGGACGAACCGCCGACATCCAAGCCGATAAATAGCTGTTGCGTATCCACAAACGACCAACTTTTTAAAGGTTAACCCCTTCGTTTTTTACCCCATCCGTCCTCCCCCCCACTTGATTTCATCCATTGTCCTGAAGAAACAGGTAGCCTCCTATTTGAGGCAAGATGGGAACGATCCCAAAAATACGCTCCTGCCTCTTGGAATCGATCCCTAATTATCACCCCATCTTGTTCCCCCACAAGGGTTCCGCTATCATGAAAATTGTGCACAAGTTCACAAACAAACAAAAAGCGCCATGCAACACCGCTACCCTAAGAACTACAAAAGGTGGTTATGCCTAGGCATGCTGCTTTTCGGAGCCACCTCTGCACAGGCACAGGTAGCCGTGCGCGGTATTGTCCGCTCTGCAGATGATGACAGTCCGCTCCCTGGGGTCAACATTGTGGAAGTGGGCACAATGACCG
This Rhodothermus bifroesti DNA region includes the following protein-coding sequences:
- a CDS encoding N-acetylglucosamine kinase, which translates into the protein MDTQQLFIGLDVGGSSTELLAESDLTQTRVHLYGPGANLQRVGFEQTVAVLQELIEQALRHYVGAIGLFICAGIAGAGRKKDQELVARRLQQVLSDGGRSVQVRVVHDAEIALEAAFEGESGVVIIAGTGSVLLGRSLSGQIEVVGGWGYLLGDEGSGFALGRAGLQAVAHALDGGPATRLRELLAERFGLSERDAIIHHVYQDRWPVQEFAPVVLEAARAGDAVALRIVEEQVAQLVAQVDWLLWKLEAVRPCIALAGGLTREPFYVECLCRKLQSVLPDWSVEVEQRRPVEGALLLARRMLAEASAKV